One Setaria viridis chromosome 3, Setaria_viridis_v4.0, whole genome shotgun sequence DNA window includes the following coding sequences:
- the LOC117848769 gene encoding uncharacterized protein, with amino-acid sequence MEPRGYDYGGGTGGKIRRRPPSRAAAASPYARPAPAPAPAASAAAAASASQGGGWFSRIISAGASRLLPSLFPKPPPQLTAPVPPPPEPLEKPPSRDLLLEARSEPLDALPSLLPPPLEDNLPQGEENSGAIANDNLCDPQSSVKEKEEVLRNFDNHCGMDLEELLKQKTFTRTEFEYLAELLWSRTIGSNSLKPEDGSFSKMPMSEQDNGSRHSSLPVDFSITRYSVADQVASPAEIAKAYMGSKSSKGSPLRLRLHDPSSIPIKSTEASMIQKTKPPTIPLLQSSRLHVSKTSGRPESNFTTPNRSAIYKMSSSPYFKSGVSSKDISSTVSSPYQTPSSVHTFGRQVLKRKSSAVNNEIVSVGPVRRMHQRYNRTSPLLETRPGYCRYLGGHGSNVDEGSEQLAQTQKRRCVSRVGDATLGSIDDKVHANSFGQAPAQSAEMAAKILKQLDTLVPAQNENMSELREKHGNAMDARNLISQEKEVSAQSNHLEPSPSEVKDTPASGTEKMVDATSNKSDNKKPSTSLRSQAPNLVLSSKIDRNKMPVPSNGFTFPIQAGLGAHSVAPPTPTLASAPILPVEKQQSSALFRANTSNESHPRILQSVSEEGSMVHKVDNKLNADAKPMPFKNSGQGASFTSNPVFKVVNSKPTSLSNGPGHMSNSTVSALQPSSGSTNSASFQSAGLTISTAALKSTQSSSTGGSFTFPNTSMGSFATSNVFVGTTSRSVAAPSLASSGTGSPSTPFGSSPLFGTASSSASLDKSKALSSSTPFSTSQQVSIASSSAAQDKSKAVGSSNHFGFSQQYGTASSSTSQDISVSQPAVLFGNQNGHLGNSNSQFTQNSANNLSFVSPEKSENGSSQSFADSQVCSAPLCSGPFNSGTVFPWAAGSASAFAATAPPSTTSLGFGSSQASSASPMLGSKLSTPVPASFGLPNTGSATSLLSPPPSAVFSFPSSTPSIPNPSPTTPFGGPTLQINGGNMAADGNGSPFPTASPFLLPSSSPSTPTFSTPATQFSSSTSSSPGIFGFGQQSQASSGGFSMGPGGGNDKSGRRIIRVKKRK; translated from the exons ATGGAGCCCCGGGGCTACGACtacggcggcggcaccggcggcaagatccgccgccgccctccctcccgcgctgccgccgcctctccctacgcgcgccccgcccccgcccccgcccctgcggcctccgccgcggcggcggcgtcggcttcGCAGGGCGGCGGGTGGTTCTCCCGGATCATTTCCGCCGGCGCCTCGCGCCTCCTCCCTTCCCTGTTCCCGAAGCCACCTCCTCAGCTCACTGCGccggtcccgccgccgccggagccgctcgAGAAGCCGCCGTCGCGCGATCTGCTGCTCGAGGCGCGCTCGGAGCCTCTCGACGCGCTGCCCTCGCTGCTGCCCCCACCGTTAG AGGATAATCTTCCACAAGGTGAAGAAAACAGTGGAGCAATTGCCAATGAT AATCTGTGTGATCCTCAAAGTTCTGTTAAGGAAAAAGAGGAAGTTCTAAGAAATTTTGATAACCATTGTGGTATGGATCTTGAAGAGCTGTTGAAGCAGAAAACTTTCACAAG GACTGAATTTGAATATTTGGCTGAGTTATTATGGTCTAGAACTATTGGATCAAATTCATTGAAGCCTGAAGATGGTAGCTTTAGCAAAATGCCAATGTCTGAGCAGGATAATGGATCTAGACACTCCAGCTTACCAGTTGATTTCTCCATTACAAGATACAGTGTTGCA GATCAAGTTGCCTCGCCAGCCGAAATTGCGAAAGCATATATGGGTTCAAAATCTTCTAAGGGTTCCCCTTTACGCCTTAGATTGCATGATCCCTCCTCTATACCTATCAAATCAACTGAAGCTAGTATGATACAAAAAACTAAACCTCCCACAATACCTCTTCTCCAAAGCTCAAGATTACATGTTTCCAAAACTTCTGGTCGTCCTGAAAGTAACTTTACAACTCCGAATCGATCAGCAATCTACAAAATGTCATCATCTCCTTATTTTAAG AGTGGTGTTTCATCGAAGGATATATCAAGTACTGTATCTTCACCTTATCAGACCCCCAGTAGTGTCCATACTTTTGGCAGGCAG GTCTTGAAGAGGAAGAGTAGTGCTGTCAACAATGAGATTGTATCTGTTGGTCCTGTGCGCAGAATGCATCAAAGATATAACAGAACATCACCGCTGTTGGAAACACGGCCAGGTTACTGTAGATATCTTGGGGGCCATGGAAGCAATGTTGATGAAGGTTCTGAGCAACTGGCACAGACTCAGAAGCGTCGTTGTGTGAGTAGAGTTGGTGATGCAACTCTTGGCAGCATAGATGACAAAGTTCACGCAAACAGTTTTGGTCAGGCTCCAGCGCAGTCAGCTGAGATGGCTGCTAAGATACTGAAGCAGCTTGACACATTAGTTCCTGCGCAAAATGAAAACATGTCAGAATTAAGGGAGAAACATGGGAATGCTATGGATGCCAGAAATCTTATTTCTCAAGAAAAGGAAGTATCAGCCCAGAGTAATCATTTGGAACCCTCGCCATCAGAGGTTAAGGATACCCCAGCTTCAGGGACTGAAAAGATGGTTGATGCTACATCAAACAAGTCTGATAATAAAAAGCCTTCAACATCTTTGAGAAGCCAGGCTCCTAATCTGGTATTATCCAGTAAAATTGACAGAAACAAAATGCCAGTTCCATCGAATGGCTTCACCTTCCCTATCCAAGCAGGCCTTGGTGCTCACTCTGTGGCTCCTCCAACACCTACATTGGCATCTGCGCCTATACTACCTGTTGAGAAGCAGCAATCTTCAGCACTATTCCGTGCTAATACTTCCAACGAAAGCCATCCCAG AATTTTGCAATCAGTTTCTGAAGAAGGATCAATGGTGCATAAAGTCGATAACAAACTAAATGCAGATGCGAAACCAATGCCTTTTAAGAATTCTGGGCAAGGTGCATCTTTCACGAGTAACCCTGTGTTTAAGGTTGTCAATTCGAAGCCTACATCCTTAAGCAATGGCCCTGGGCATATGTCAAACTCTACTGTCTCAGCTCTACAGCCTTCTAGTGGATCAACGAACTCTGCTTCATTTCAGTCTGCTGGCTTGACCATCTCCACTGCAGCTTTAAAGTCTACACAGAGTAGTTCAACTGGAGGCAGTTTCACTTTCCCCAATACTAGTATGGGTAGTTTTGCCACCTCAAATGTGTTTGTGGGCACAACCTCTCGATCTGTTGCAGCACCATCATTGGCATCATCTGGTACAGGAAGCCCCAGCACTCCTTTCGGTTCCTCTCCACTCTTTGGAACTGCAAGTTCATCAGCTAGTCTGGATAAATCTAAAGCACTAAGCAGCAGTACCCCTTTTAGTACCTCCCAGCAGGTCAGCATTGCAAGTTCTTCTGCAGCTCAGGACAAATCCAAAGCAGTGGGTAGCAGTAACCATTTTGGCTTTTCCCAGCAGTATGGCACTGCGAGTTCTTCAACTTCTCAGGATATATCTGTCTCTCAACCAGCAGTTCTTTTTGGGAATCAGAATGGCCACTTAGGAAATAGCAATTCCCAGTTCACACAGAATTCAGCGAATAATTTGAGCTTCGTGTCTCCAGAGAAGTCAGAGAATGGTAGCTCACAAAGTTTTGCAGATTCACAAGTTTGTTCGGCACCTTTGTGTTCTGGTCCTTTCAATTCAGGTACTGTGTTTCCTTGGGCAGCCGGTTCGGCTTCTGCTTTTGCTGCGACTGCTCCGCCATCTACTACAAGCTTAGGTTTTGGGTCCAGTCAAGCATCGTCAGCATCCCCAATGCTTGGCAGCAAATTGAGTACACCCGTTCCAGCTTCATTTGGCTTGCCAAATACTGGCTCTGCTACTTCACTTCTCAGCCCACCCCCAAGCGCTGTATTCTCATTCCCTTCATCGACTCCTTCAATACCAAATCCTTCACCCACAACACCATTCGGTGGTCCTACTTTACAGATCAATGGAGGGAACATGGCTGCAGACGGGAATGGGTCCCCCTTTCCGACAGCTTCGCCGTTTCTCTTGCCAAGCAGCTCGCCATCGACTCCAACATTCAGTACGCCTGCAACTCAGTTTTCTTCCAGTACATCATCCTCACCTGGCATCTTCGGATTTGGCCAGCAGAGTCAAGCTTCTTCAGGTGGTTTCTCGATGGGCCCTGGTGGTGGTAATGACAAGTCTGGCAGAAGAATTATCAGAGTTAAGAAAAGGAAATGA
- the LOC117849266 gene encoding uncharacterized protein translates to MVARGYKILSEKYYVATGLKHDSSQLRNRSHQLKKKYEFWKGLQKETGLGRNPGGTVFAPNWWWEQHTKGRLDLRKLQNGAPEYLDQLEEMFHDVVVDGSTSFIP, encoded by the exons ATGGTTGCAAGAGGATACAAGATACTTTCTGAAAAATATTACGTGGCCACTGGTCTAAAACATGACTCGTCACAGTTGAGGAACAGGAGTCATCAACTGAAAAAAAAGTATGAATTCTGGAAAGGCCTACAAAAGGAAACTGGGCTGGGCAGAAATCCTGGTGGAACAGTTTTTGCTCCCAATTGGTGGTGGGAGCAGCACACAAAG GGTAGACTAGATTTGAGGAAGTTACAGAATGGTGCTCCTGAGTACCTTGATCAACTTGAAGAAATGTTCCATGATGTTGTAGTTGATGGCAGCACATCATTTATTCCTTGA